One genomic window of Rhizomicrobium sp. includes the following:
- a CDS encoding SDR family oxidoreductase → MTLKDKRVLVIGGGSGIGFGVAKGAALEGAKVVIASRDAKKIAEAAKSIGAASAVIDVREEKNIAQFFEAQGAFDHIAFTAGDWEGLVPGALADLDLAKAAERMTTRFWGAVAVAKHGATRLPPGGSYTITNGMLAHRPMKGMPVVTAGACAVEGLTLGLAVDLAPVRVNCVCPGLIETEMWDKFPAGYRDMLMAATQKQLVKRPGRTDEAGEAYLTCMRNTFLTGQVIQIEGGIALAG, encoded by the coding sequence ATGACACTGAAAGACAAACGCGTGCTGGTGATCGGCGGCGGCTCCGGCATCGGGTTCGGCGTCGCGAAAGGCGCCGCGCTGGAAGGCGCAAAAGTCGTGATCGCCTCGCGCGATGCCAAGAAGATCGCCGAGGCCGCGAAATCCATCGGCGCTGCATCCGCCGTCATCGACGTACGGGAAGAGAAAAATATCGCGCAATTCTTCGAGGCGCAGGGCGCGTTCGATCACATCGCGTTCACCGCGGGCGATTGGGAGGGCCTTGTGCCCGGCGCGCTGGCCGATCTCGATCTGGCGAAGGCGGCGGAAAGAATGACCACGCGGTTCTGGGGCGCGGTCGCCGTGGCCAAGCATGGCGCGACCAGGCTGCCGCCCGGCGGTTCCTACACCATCACCAACGGCATGCTCGCGCACAGACCGATGAAGGGCATGCCCGTCGTGACGGCCGGTGCCTGCGCCGTGGAAGGACTGACGCTCGGCCTTGCCGTCGACCTGGCGCCGGTGCGCGTGAACTGCGTGTGCCCGGGGCTGATCGAAACCGAAATGTGGGACAAATTCCCTGCGGGCTATCGCGACATGCTGATGGCGGCGACGCAGAAACAATTGGTGAAGCGTCCGGGGCGAACCGATGAGGCGGGCGAGGCCTATCTCACCTGCATGCGCAACACCTTCTTGACCGGGCAGGTCATCCAGATCGAAGGCGGCATAGCGCTCGCCGGCTGA
- a CDS encoding helix-turn-helix transcriptional regulator — MSAAKDNLLGTYLKDRRAKLDPASFGLPLTRRRTPGLRREEVAQRANVSATWYTWLEQGRGGAPSADVLDRISRAMMLTDAEREHLFLLGLGRPPEVRYHAPDGITPRLQRLLDTLEYSPAFIRTATWDVIAWNKAAAAVLTDYGMLPEGQRNVLRMMFQDPRLRATQSNWQAVARFVVASFRADVARAGAARNVQSLVDELCATSPEFAAMWRANDVQSHGDGTKVLHHPIAGPLAMEFSAFAVDGRPDLNMVIYNPATPEDVDKIRTLLKSQP, encoded by the coding sequence ATGTCCGCCGCAAAGGACAATTTGCTTGGCACCTACCTGAAAGACCGCCGCGCGAAGCTCGACCCGGCGTCGTTCGGCCTTCCGCTGACGCGGCGGCGGACGCCCGGCCTTCGGCGCGAGGAAGTGGCGCAGCGCGCCAATGTCAGCGCAACCTGGTACACATGGCTGGAGCAGGGACGCGGCGGCGCGCCCTCCGCCGATGTGCTGGACCGCATCTCGCGCGCCATGATGCTGACGGATGCGGAGCGCGAGCATCTGTTTCTGCTCGGTCTGGGGCGCCCGCCCGAAGTCCGCTATCACGCGCCCGACGGCATCACGCCCCGCCTGCAACGCCTGCTCGATACGCTGGAATACAGTCCCGCTTTCATCCGGACGGCGACATGGGACGTGATCGCGTGGAATAAAGCCGCGGCCGCCGTGTTGACCGATTACGGCATGCTGCCGGAAGGGCAACGCAATGTGCTGCGCATGATGTTCCAGGACCCGCGCCTTCGCGCGACGCAGTCCAACTGGCAAGCCGTCGCGCGGTTTGTGGTGGCATCCTTCCGCGCCGATGTGGCGCGCGCCGGCGCGGCGCGGAACGTGCAATCGCTCGTCGACGAGCTGTGCGCGACAAGTCCCGAATTCGCCGCGATGTGGCGCGCCAACGATGTGCAATCCCACGGCGACGGCACAAAGGTCCTGCACCATCCCATCGCCGGGCCGCTCGCGATGGAATTTTCGGCCTTCGCCGTCGACGGCCGGCCCGATCTCAATATGGTGATCTACAATCCCGCAACGCCCGAAGATGTGGACAAGATCAGAACATTGCTCAAATCCCAGCCATGA
- a CDS encoding POTRA domain-containing protein, with amino-acid sequence MRRTLKTPTRRHSNARDVTARRERNRPMDFVSPIKTRSRLKWRGALAVASGLAVLCARAPQALAAPPSAGSVLQQTTPPPVTLAPPGPVLSLPPNSAAQPLSSTVMLTVKQLVVVGSHLLPAALLEDLLAPARGQTMSLAALQTYAALITQAYHARGYPIAYAYLPPQSISDGVVQIAVVEPKYDQIQVTGQSRLRESVVRHTVLAQPGAPITSATLDRSLLLLGQTPGLEVKGSLIPGAQPQTSTLVIERHDLPVFTADLSESNYGNRYTGTYLTNATVTASDPFGYGGSVAANGIVSQTGGLKAGGFTLVSPNIWNGLRAGAYGSAVWYRLGGKFSSLQQVGREMQVGGDLIYPLILQPGGQLNVRFDTIGNWLTEVTHSTHDLSRQMIVTEQLSVNGALQDDWGGITTANASLSHGQLTITPDTAKATDAGGPKAAGDYLIGQLRLGRSQNLPADFVLSVNANGQISDKNLDSSQQFYIGGPYGVMSYQVGSGGGDEGYLFNANLAHVLPVPHLPGQLSAEVLAQNGAVWTNHNVYSGFTGKNRVSESGVGFGLDYTLWRISVNADYVFRVGKSSAPGSDNGGNQFWFQISSAF; translated from the coding sequence AGCAATGCGCGGGATGTTACCGCACGCCGGGAAAGAAACAGGCCAATGGATTTTGTATCCCCGATAAAAACCCGCAGCCGGCTCAAATGGCGCGGCGCGCTGGCGGTCGCGTCGGGACTGGCCGTTCTGTGCGCCCGCGCGCCCCAGGCGCTGGCGGCCCCCCCCAGCGCGGGCTCGGTATTGCAGCAGACCACGCCACCGCCGGTCACGCTGGCGCCGCCCGGGCCGGTGCTGTCGCTGCCGCCCAACAGCGCCGCGCAGCCTCTCAGTTCGACGGTGATGCTCACGGTCAAACAGCTGGTGGTCGTCGGCAGTCATCTGCTGCCCGCGGCGCTGTTGGAAGACCTGTTGGCGCCGGCGCGGGGCCAGACGATGAGCCTCGCCGCGTTGCAGACCTATGCAGCGCTCATAACGCAGGCATATCACGCGCGCGGCTATCCGATTGCCTATGCGTATCTGCCGCCCCAGAGTATCAGCGACGGTGTGGTGCAGATCGCGGTGGTCGAGCCGAAATACGACCAGATCCAGGTCACCGGGCAGTCACGCCTGCGCGAGAGCGTGGTGCGGCACACGGTGCTGGCACAGCCCGGCGCGCCGATCACCTCCGCCACGCTCGACCGCAGCCTGTTGCTGCTCGGCCAGACGCCCGGCCTGGAGGTTAAAGGCAGCCTGATCCCCGGTGCGCAGCCGCAAACCAGCACGCTGGTAATCGAGCGCCACGATCTGCCGGTGTTCACGGCCGACCTCTCGGAAAGCAATTACGGTAACCGCTACACCGGCACCTATCTGACGAACGCGACCGTCACCGCGAGCGACCCGTTCGGATATGGCGGTTCGGTCGCGGCGAATGGCATCGTGTCGCAGACCGGCGGCCTCAAGGCCGGCGGTTTTACGCTGGTCTCGCCGAATATCTGGAACGGATTGCGCGCCGGGGCTTATGGGTCCGCGGTGTGGTACCGGTTGGGCGGCAAATTCTCGAGCCTGCAGCAGGTGGGACGCGAGATGCAGGTGGGCGGAGACCTCATCTATCCGCTGATCCTGCAACCGGGCGGGCAGCTCAATGTGCGGTTCGATACGATCGGCAATTGGCTGACGGAAGTCACGCACAGCACGCACGATCTATCCCGGCAGATGATCGTGACCGAGCAGCTGAGCGTGAATGGGGCGCTGCAGGATGACTGGGGCGGCATCACAACCGCAAATGCGTCGCTCTCACATGGGCAGCTGACGATTACGCCGGATACGGCAAAAGCCACCGACGCCGGCGGGCCGAAGGCCGCGGGCGATTATCTGATCGGTCAGCTCCGGCTGGGGCGCTCGCAAAACCTGCCCGCCGACTTTGTGCTTTCGGTCAACGCGAACGGCCAGATATCCGACAAGAATCTGGACAGCTCGCAGCAATTCTATATCGGCGGGCCTTATGGCGTGATGAGCTACCAGGTGGGGTCGGGCGGCGGCGACGAGGGCTATCTGTTCAATGCCAACCTGGCCCATGTGCTGCCGGTGCCGCATCTGCCCGGGCAGCTCAGCGCCGAGGTGCTGGCGCAAAATGGCGCGGTATGGACCAACCACAACGTCTATTCCGGCTTTACGGGCAAGAACCGCGTCAGCGAGAGCGGCGTCGGGTTCGGATTGGATTATACGTTGTGGCGGATCAGCGTGAACGCCGATTATGTGTTTCGGGTGGGCAAGAGCAGCGCGCCGGGCAGCGATAATGGCGGCAACCAATTCTGGTTCCAGATCAGTTCAGCGTTCTAA